Proteins encoded together in one Allomeiothermus silvanus DSM 9946 window:
- a CDS encoding single-stranded DNA-binding protein, with amino-acid sequence MRLVLQTPLGHTVVLETTPQTWLEDLRTWGAKGFRPAAPPPGGFVLPLECHRCFDWAFLGATAEGEYVQAFGYRWKRRHLPARQGLPEQVKYSRGAWQYEEEGVEGKRQGYVTLIRFEGPGRCGLWCRR; translated from the coding sequence ATGCGTTTAGTCTTGCAAACCCCCCTCGGCCACACCGTCGTACTCGAGACCACCCCGCAAACCTGGCTGGAAGACCTCCGCACCTGGGGAGCCAAGGGCTTCCGCCCCGCCGCCCCACCCCCCGGGGGTTTCGTGCTTCCCCTGGAGTGCCACCGCTGCTTCGACTGGGCTTTCCTGGGGGCCACGGCAGAGGGTGAGTACGTCCAGGCCTTCGGCTACCGCTGGAAGCGCCGCCATCTACCCGCCCGCCAGGGGCTACCCGAGCAGGTCAAGTACTCGAGGGGAGCCTGGCAGTACGAGGAGGAAGGGGTAGAGGGGAAGCGCCAGGGCTACGTGACCCTGATCCGCTTCGAGGGGCCGGGACGCTGCGGGCTGTGGTGCCGGCGCTGA
- a CDS encoding type II toxin-antitoxin system VapC family toxin, with protein MNLLLDSHIVLWWLSDDERLTRKARRLIERADDVFVSAATTWELAVKASLGKLRMPEGFLEVVEAQGFTHLPITPLHALAVQSLPWHHRDPFDRILLAQALVEGLGLVSVDDALASYGKFVIGV; from the coding sequence TTGAACCTGCTGCTCGATAGCCACATCGTTTTGTGGTGGCTTTCCGATGATGAAAGACTGACTCGCAAGGCCCGCCGGTTAATTGAGCGGGCCGACGACGTCTTTGTGAGTGCCGCGACCACCTGGGAGCTGGCGGTGAAGGCTTCGCTGGGCAAGTTGCGGATGCCGGAGGGTTTCCTGGAGGTGGTGGAGGCGCAGGGGTTCACCCATCTGCCCATTACGCCGCTGCACGCTCTGGCGGTACAGAGCCTGCCCTGGCATCATCGTGACCCCTTCGACCGCATCCTGCTGGCCCAGGCTCTCGTCGAAGGGCTGGGGCTGGTGAGTGTGGATGACGCGCTAGCTTCGTATGGAAAATTTGTGATCGGCGTTTAG
- a CDS encoding type II toxin-antitoxin system Phd/YefM family antitoxin, with protein sequence MPKAADWKKKVVNIAEAKAQLSRLIERVERGEVVLIGRYGRVVAKLVPPEAAPKPKRVPGVWKGKVWIAPDFDEPNAEISRMIEESPLEPAAR encoded by the coding sequence ATGCCCAAGGCTGCTGATTGGAAAAAAAAGGTGGTCAATATCGCCGAGGCCAAGGCCCAGCTCTCCCGCTTGATCGAGCGGGTCGAGCGGGGGGAGGTCGTCCTTATCGGGCGGTATGGCCGGGTGGTGGCCAAGCTGGTGCCACCCGAGGCCGCTCCCAAGCCCAAGCGGGTGCCAGGAGTCTGGAAGGGGAAGGTCTGGATAGCCCCCGACTTCGACGAACCCAACGCCGAGATATCCCGGATGATTGAGGAAAGCCCTCTTGAACCTGCTGCTCGATAG
- a CDS encoding integrase core domain-containing protein: MQFTTVGREIWRGARQAQRLAEANASDPEVQERLRKLRLVKALRESKKSWKEIQDLVGISRATYHRWQKALKEKGLAGLKPRSRRPKHLRTKVHWTPGLLIRIETLRKENPTWGRWSIWLTLRKEGFQMSERTVGRILAYLEKHRRIESVAGYLARTQRGKLKRRVNRPYAKRKPRGYEARAPGDLVQVDTLTLTLGPGSMVKHFSAIDLHSRFVLAEVHSRATAKLSEGFLSLLLARAPFPIRAIQVDGGSEFMAEFEEACCALGIALFVLPPRSPKLNGHVERMQRTFKEEFYTRPLPTPLSELQAELDTYLDYYNRRRPHMALGGLAPLEFLAKMQEESVPQRVSNVLTDYRALTRPGHGD, translated from the coding sequence GTGCAGTTTACCACCGTTGGCCGAGAGATATGGAGAGGCGCTAGACAAGCACAGAGGCTGGCCGAGGCCAACGCAAGCGACCCAGAGGTCCAGGAACGTCTGCGCAAGCTCCGACTGGTCAAAGCCCTGCGTGAAAGTAAAAAGAGCTGGAAGGAGATCCAGGACCTGGTCGGGATCAGCCGGGCCACCTACCACCGCTGGCAAAAAGCCCTAAAAGAAAAGGGCCTGGCTGGACTCAAACCCCGCTCCCGCCGCCCTAAGCACCTGCGCACAAAGGTCCACTGGACCCCAGGGCTGCTCATTAGAATAGAAACTCTCCGCAAGGAAAACCCCACCTGGGGACGCTGGTCCATCTGGCTTACCCTCCGCAAGGAGGGTTTCCAGATGAGCGAACGCACGGTGGGGCGCATCCTGGCCTACCTGGAGAAGCACCGACGTATCGAGAGCGTGGCCGGCTACCTGGCCCGGACTCAAAGAGGGAAGCTAAAGCGAAGGGTAAACCGGCCCTACGCCAAAAGGAAGCCCCGAGGATACGAGGCCAGGGCTCCTGGGGACCTGGTCCAGGTGGACACCCTCACCCTGACCTTAGGACCGGGAAGCATGGTCAAGCACTTCTCGGCGATTGACCTCCATAGCCGGTTTGTCCTGGCGGAGGTGCACAGCCGGGCCACGGCTAAGCTTTCTGAGGGGTTCTTGTCCTTGCTTCTGGCCAGGGCCCCTTTTCCCATCCGGGCCATCCAGGTGGATGGGGGCAGCGAGTTCATGGCCGAGTTTGAGGAGGCCTGCTGTGCTCTGGGGATTGCCTTGTTTGTGCTACCGCCGAGGAGTCCTAAACTCAATGGTCACGTGGAGCGGATGCAGCGGACCTTCAAGGAGGAGTTCTACACCCGGCCTTTGCCCACCCCGCTCAGCGAGCTGCAGGCAGAGCTGGATACCTACCTGGACTACTACAACCGCCGAAGGCCTCACATGGCCCTGGGGGGTCTTGCTCCGCTGGAGTTTTTGGCTAAGATGCAAGAGGAGTCGGTTCCTCAAAGAGTCTCAAATGTGTTGACCGATTACAGGGCTTTGACGAGGCCAGGTCATGGGGATTAG
- a CDS encoding AAA family ATPase, which translates to MARAGAKAHGGHGRLGAQTLRRALPLELKAEKPQPQVPLEVLRPPHLVGREGEQARLRGARLALVRGEPGVGKTRLLQETFPDSPLIRCREGLERLPFFPLLEYLKPRLDLLPDLGLYRQDLARLLPELAPGQALPPPDPLSGKTRLFEALARALEPLEPLMMDDLQWADEGTLELLVYLGNRGQRIAGAYRTHEVGPALARTLETQRACGTLSPRAHLPPTMIFSPQMYACWA; encoded by the coding sequence GTGGCGCGAGCTGGAGCTAAAGCCCATGGAGGTCACGGTAGGCTTGGGGCTCAGACCCTGCGCCGCGCGCTCCCGCTGGAACTCAAAGCGGAGAAGCCCCAGCCCCAGGTTCCGCTGGAGGTGCTCAGGCCCCCGCATCTGGTGGGCCGGGAGGGCGAACAAGCCCGGTTGCGCGGGGCCCGGCTGGCCCTGGTGCGGGGCGAGCCCGGGGTGGGCAAGACCCGGCTCTTGCAGGAGACCTTCCCCGATTCTCCCCTGATCCGCTGCCGCGAGGGGCTGGAGCGCCTGCCCTTCTTCCCGCTGTTGGAGTACCTCAAGCCGCGGCTGGACCTTCTGCCCGACCTGGGACTCTACCGCCAGGACCTGGCCCGCCTCCTCCCCGAACTGGCCCCCGGCCAGGCCCTCCCGCCGCCCGACCCGCTGAGCGGCAAGACCCGGCTGTTCGAGGCCCTGGCGCGGGCACTGGAGCCCCTGGAGCCGCTGATGATGGACGATCTGCAGTGGGCCGACGAGGGCACCCTCGAGCTACTCGTCTACCTAGGCAATCGGGGGCAGCGCATCGCTGGGGCCTACCGCACCCACGAGGTGGGCCCGGCCTTAGCCCGTACCCTCGAGACCCAGCGTGCATGCGGAACGCTGTCCCCAAGGGCACATCTGCCACCCACCATGATATTTTCACCTCAAATGTACGCCTGTTGGGCGTGA
- a CDS encoding ComEA family DNA-binding protein: MRKFTRLVMVALAVVGGSFMALAASGNTAGASKTTMSMKIAPVHINTATLAQLETLPGIGPKLAQEIIKHRPYKNGQELQSKVKGIGPAVWKKIAPYVLFN, translated from the coding sequence ATGAGAAAATTTACACGGTTGGTCATGGTTGCCCTGGCGGTAGTAGGGGGATCGTTCATGGCGCTCGCCGCCTCGGGAAACACCGCTGGGGCGAGTAAAACCACCATGTCCATGAAGATCGCACCCGTACACATCAACACCGCCACCCTGGCTCAGCTCGAGACGCTGCCGGGCATCGGCCCCAAGCTGGCTCAGGAGATCATCAAGCACCGCCCCTACAAGAACGGCCAGGAACTCCAGAGCAAGGTAAAGGGCATCGGCCCCGCAGTCTGGAAGAAGATCGCTCCGTACGTGCTGTTCAACTAA